From Prochlorococcus sp. MIT 1223, the proteins below share one genomic window:
- a CDS encoding DUF3611 family protein has protein sequence MADQLDFQLLSLGMRRMGWIRFWIQTALGVISAGILLFYNVGGNLGKGTLKAAGLSSGLSITTLSFFILLYSLWQGWLIVQKGRALSTPVRPSRGETSRLLKRGVIVDLIGLTLSVIGYQALAGALTVQAASQVSGFFGGAMINARSANVMPTFPITSIEMLSVLSNTQLLMAHLIGLIFSLWLLQRIYRT, from the coding sequence ATGGCAGATCAACTTGATTTCCAGTTGCTTTCTTTGGGAATGCGACGAATGGGCTGGATTCGTTTTTGGATTCAGACAGCTCTTGGAGTGATCTCTGCGGGGATATTACTTTTTTATAACGTTGGAGGGAATTTAGGGAAGGGTACATTGAAGGCAGCAGGGCTTTCGTCAGGATTATCAATTACAACTCTTAGCTTTTTTATTCTTCTTTATAGCCTTTGGCAGGGCTGGTTAATTGTTCAAAAAGGAAGAGCTCTTAGTACTCCAGTCAGGCCAAGTCGAGGAGAGACCAGTCGGTTATTGAAGAGAGGAGTGATTGTTGATTTGATTGGATTAACCCTTTCTGTAATTGGATATCAAGCGTTGGCAGGTGCCTTGACAGTTCAAGCGGCCTCTCAAGTTTCAGGTTTTTTTGGAGGAGCAATGATAAATGCAAGAAGTGCAAATGTAATGCCTACATTCCCTATAACCTCTATAGAAATGCTCTCAGTTTTGAGCAATACGCAGTTGTTGATGGCTCATTTAATTGGTCTGATTTTTTCTCTTTGGCTACTTCAGAGAATTTATAGAACCTAA
- a CDS encoding bifunctional riboflavin kinase/FAD synthetase, whose product MPPKRDICTSVLIPLCSPKQATLPTALALGSFDGLHAGHRAVITSIADTDKGIPSVVSFWPHPREILFGESRLRLDLPSEKTDLLDPLGVKQLILVPFDLELASLSAEQFIIEILHKTLQAKVIGVGENFRFGKNREGDSSTLKAIGNDLGIEIKIVPIINDDKGRISSSRIRSALQEGKLRVAKDLLGRPYSFRGTVIKGKGLGSQLGWPTANLQINGRKFLPGEGVYASWAIEQKKGNKYLSVMNLGPQPTIDPSSPSTVEVHLIDQKIDLLGQELIIEPIEKLRNQEKFPNIQKLIQQIGIDVDQAKTIYEELMT is encoded by the coding sequence TTGCCACCTAAGCGAGATATTTGCACGTCTGTTTTGATTCCACTCTGCTCCCCAAAGCAAGCAACCCTTCCTACAGCTTTAGCGCTAGGAAGCTTTGATGGCTTACATGCTGGGCATCGCGCAGTAATAACTTCAATAGCTGACACCGATAAAGGAATACCCTCTGTTGTTAGTTTTTGGCCACATCCGCGAGAAATTCTTTTTGGAGAATCTCGCCTGAGACTTGATTTACCCTCTGAAAAGACAGACTTACTTGATCCACTAGGAGTCAAGCAACTAATTCTAGTTCCATTTGATCTGGAGTTAGCAAGCCTTAGTGCAGAACAATTTATAATAGAAATTCTTCACAAAACTCTTCAAGCTAAAGTAATTGGAGTTGGCGAAAATTTCAGGTTTGGCAAAAATCGCGAAGGCGATTCATCAACTTTGAAAGCAATTGGAAATGACTTAGGAATAGAGATTAAAATAGTTCCAATAATTAATGATGACAAAGGAAGAATAAGTAGCAGTCGTATTCGTTCAGCCCTTCAAGAAGGAAAGCTCAGAGTTGCCAAAGATCTCTTAGGAAGGCCATATAGTTTTCGAGGGACTGTTATCAAAGGGAAAGGCCTGGGGAGCCAATTAGGCTGGCCAACAGCAAATCTCCAAATTAATGGTAGAAAGTTCCTTCCTGGAGAAGGGGTCTATGCCTCATGGGCTATAGAACAGAAAAAAGGGAATAAATATCTCTCAGTAATGAATCTAGGACCACAACCAACCATTGACCCTTCTTCTCCATCAACAGTGGAAGTACATCTAATAGATCAAAAAATAGATTTATTAGGACAGGAGTTAATTATTGAACCAATAGAAAAATTAAGGAATCAAGAAAAATTTCCTAATATCCAAAAATTAATTCAACAAATAGGAATAGATGTTGATCAAGCTAAAACTATTTATGAGGAATTAATGACCTAA